CGCAAGAAAAACATGCACAACCTGGATTGGCCGATGCCGCCGCCAATAGTTTGGGGCAACTCACCGTTAAGCAGCATTTGGTGCCACATTAAATTAGCCCGGTCTTCGCAACCCGCAATGGTTAATTGATTTTGCAGAGCCGTGGGGTTTACCCGAATCCCCATGGAAGACAGCTCGAAAGAACGTTGCAATACGCTGTTCCAAACCACAATATCACCGTTTAAACCTTTGTAGTTACTTTCGGTGGGGGTGGTCCAATCGTCGTAATCCGGGGCGCGGCCATCGTGTTTTTCGCCGTTTGCCAGAGCGCCGCCAATGCCAATAATAAAAATAGCGCCGAATTCTTTAGCAGCCCGGTCTTCCCGCTCTTTCGAACTTAAATCCGGATATTGGTCTTGTAAATCCTGAGCCTGGATAAAGGTGATTTTGTCGGGTAGTTGGGGGATTAGCTCCGGATATTCTTCAAAGAGCAGGTATTCGGTTCTTTTCATCACCGAATAAATTTTATGCACCATCCGTTTTAAAAAGTCCAGATTTCGTTCTTCCGGGGCAATTACCCGTTCCCAATCCCACTGGTCTACGTACAACGAATGAATATTATCTAAATCCTCGTCCGGACGAATGGCGTTCATGTCGGTGTACAAACCAAAGCCTTCCGGAATTTGCAGTTTTTTTAAATTCCAGCGTTTCCACTTAGCCAAAGAATGCACAATTTCGGCTTGGGTTTCCTGCATGCATTTAATCGGAAAACTCACCGGCCTTTCCACACCATTTAAATCATCGTTAATGCCGGTACCTTTTATGACGAAAAGCGGCGCAGTAACCCGCCGTAAGCGCAACTCCGCAGAAAGCTGGTTTTCAAATACATCTTTGGTAAACTTAATGGCTTTTTCGGTCCGGTTAGGATCCAGAATAGACTTATACTGGGCCGGAATAAACAAGAAATTACTCATAGGCAGAATTATCTAGAGCCTAAAAATAGAAAATATTGGCATAAGATTATACCCAGCGGTTTCTTTTCTGCTCTTGTTTATTTTGCGGCTAACTTTAAAATAAAATAATTAGCGGGGTTTTGTCAGTTTAAGATAAAAATTGCTTCAGAATAGTTGGCAATTGGAGAATGTTCGTTTATCAATCCATAAAATGCTAAAATTTTAAAAATTAAACCTAAATTATTTTTCAAGCTAATTTTTTACTGATAAGCGCAAAAAATGTGAGCCACCCAGACAAGTAGATTGAGCTGTAAAAGAAAGCAACCGCAGCCCATAATAGCGGATCTTTGCATTGTTACATTTTTAAATAAAACAGCAATGACAACAACAATTAAAAAAATAACTTTAGGCAACAACGGCCCACTGGTATCTAAACTCGGATTAGGTTGCATGCGCATGTCTACTACCTGGGGCAGCCCGGTAAACGATGAAAGTGAAAGTATTGCTACCATCCAGGCGGCGCTGGATAATGGAATTAATTTTTTGAATACCGGGGATTTTTACGGCAGCGGCCACAACGAACTATTAGTGGGTAAGGCCATTAAAGGCCGCCGGGACGATGCTTTTATTAGCGTAAAGTTTGGCGCCATCTTTTACCACAATCAATTGATTGGTTTAGATCTTCGGCCTATTGCCATAAAAAACTTTATTAA
The sequence above is a segment of the Adhaeribacter swui genome. Coding sequences within it:
- the asnA gene encoding aspartate--ammonia ligase: MSNFLFIPAQYKSILDPNRTEKAIKFTKDVFENQLSAELRLRRVTAPLFVIKGTGINDDLNGVERPVSFPIKCMQETQAEIVHSLAKWKRWNLKKLQIPEGFGLYTDMNAIRPDEDLDNIHSLYVDQWDWERVIAPEERNLDFLKRMVHKIYSVMKRTEYLLFEEYPELIPQLPDKITFIQAQDLQDQYPDLSSKEREDRAAKEFGAIFIIGIGGALANGEKHDGRAPDYDDWTTPTESNYKGLNGDIVVWNSVLQRSFELSSMGIRVNPTALQNQLTIAGCEDRANLMWHQMLLNGELPQTIGGGIGQSRLCMFFLRKAHIGEVQSSIWPDQVLQTCAENKIILL